In Leptospira barantonii, the DNA window GGAAACTTCGGAAAGTTCCACTCGTTTGAGATGTTCTTGGATCTTCCGAATCTCCTTTTCCAAAACCGCATGAGTTTGAATGTCCTTTGCAGAATAAGAAGGATCGATTTTTCCCAAATGTTTTAGGCTGACTGCTTCTTCGTCTCGAGCGTGAATTTCTAAAAGTCTGAGAACTTCAGAGCTGAGCTCTTTAAGCAGATTCCATTCTTCTTGATTTTGAAAATCGGTTTTTCCCGTTTCTAAAATCCAAATCGAAAGCGCGTTTCGGAGACCTCGGTGAGGGAAATCATAAACTTCCATTCTGGTTGGGGGTTGTGTTACGGAATTCATAAAGAAAGAGTAACATTTCCTCGAAATCAAAAATTGTATAAATTCGGAATTTGAAACGAAAAATCTTCAGATTCGAATCGAATATCCTACGTTGAAAAAATAAATTCCTCTTACGATATGTTGGCTCTGATAGTGTTGAATCAGTTCTCTGGATACGAATTCGTTCGGAGAATAATTCGTGATCGCATTGATGACGGCGTGATTCATATATCCGTTTACCTTGGATGGATCGGTTGTTTTTCCGTCCGTTTCATTCGTGTCCTGATAAACGCCGGAACCCGGCGTTGCAAATTGATTGTCGACCAAGGCCGGGGTGGCTCGATACATCCAATTGACCGCGATAAAAAAATCAGTGTAATTGAATTGAATTCTAGGACTTACGTCGCTGATTCCTTTTTTGCGATCGATGTTATCGTTTACGTCCTGATAACCGGTAACCAAACTCGGAGTCACTTGAATGAGTTGCCCCTTGAAAAATTCGTGACTCAAGGAAAGACGAACGTTATGCGTTCCTTGATAAATTCCGTTACTCTCCGATAACATTTTATTGTTAAGGGTGACCTGGGGATTCAGATACTGAAGGAACGAAGGTTTCCAGGAAATCTGAAAATAACCTCTCATCAAAAACGTAGGATCGTCCACGTTGATAAATAGGAACCCCACAGAAAAAGCTCCCATGCGAGTCAGATGTTCATACGCGGCGCTTGTAAAAAGATAATCGCTTAGGCCGTTTTTTTCCTTACGAAGTTTCGTTTGATTCGGATCGAATCTCAACTCGTTGGTTTGAAGAAATTGATTGATCAAACCCGATTGATCTACGCCGCCCGGAGTATTCTGAAATACCCCGTCGGCGTCCGTATTCGTACGATCCACAACGGGATTCATCATTGTAAAACCGATTCTTATCTGAGGAGGAAGTCCTATCAAATTTACGGAAGTCGTAAGGTAATACGCTTCGTAGTAATCCTTATACTTCGAATTATTTCTTCGAGCCTGTCTTTCTCCGAAAAGACTGGAGCCTTGAAACGCTCCGTCATTGGAAAGGAATTGGGTGAATTGAAAAGAATGTTCGGGTAAGGGTGATTTTTCTTCGGGTATTTTTGGAGACGGAAGACTTTCGTCCGAAGAAATTTCAGGAGCCTCTTCGATTGGATCGGCGGAAACTTTTTTTACCTTTTCTTTACGAATTCTTAATATGATTCCGTCTTCGTCCTCGAATTGAATCTCTACGGTGTTCTCTTTGATGATTTTAACTTTCTTAAAAGTTTTTCCCCCGACGGTTTCGATCTGCACGGATAGCAATGAAGCAAATGGAAGTATAAATAGGAAGTGGATGATGAACAATCGATAGAAAGAATGTTTCATTCTTTCATGAAAAAATGAAGAGCTTACTTTTCCAAATTAATTCTGCTTACTTAGGAGATAGTTTTTCACGTTATATTTTGCAAAATTTTAATTTTTGAAGCACCAATCCAATTAAAAGAACAGTCTAACCGAAAATTCTTCCTCAATCGCTTCTGATTTCTTAAAAACTTTTATATCAAACAGTTGAAAATATCTTTTAGACAAACTTCTGTCATAACGTTTTTATATCGAACGTTACGGCAAAGTGCAAAAATTTTTTCCGCGTTAGGAGATATACCACAATTCCTGTTGACTGACTGTTCGCTACACACTTAGGATTACATTGGGTAAAAAACCCGGGCCAACAGAAGAACGAGAGATGGGGTCCCTTCTTTGGGACAAGTCGTTCTCCAGGCCTATATGAAAATGGAGAATAGTGAAAGATGAAAAAAGCTAATTGGATTGCGACTCTTCTGTTTGTGCTCGGATTTGGAGCCGGAACTTTATCCGCTCAATCTCAGGCCCAGCTTTTTGCGAAGCCTGGAGTTATCGGTGATTCTTTGAGTCACGGTTTCTTTGGTGCAACGGTCGAGAAAAAAACTCAGGATTGGGCTTACCCCGTTCTGGTCAGCAAACAAGCCGGGTCTTCCGTATCGTATAACGTTCTTACCGGACCTTATATAAACTTGGAAGACGTTCTAAAAGGAGATTGTGGTGTTTTCTGCATCGCGGGTTCCATCATCGGGGGAAACGGTTCCACCGTTAGCCTTCCGACTCATGCGGGAATCACTGGCGCCGAATACACTTCCGTTTTAAGAACTTCCGGAAAATGCGAAGATGTTACCGCAACTAAGTGGGATAAAGAATGGTATTGGGCGACATGGTATTGGTATACTTATCGTTGGGTACAAGTTCAGGATTGTAAAGAACCTGATAAGTTTCATAAATTCGGTCTCCGGGATTCCGGAACTCAGATCGAGATTATGGAAAAAGTCAGACCGAGCTTTCTTTTCGGAACCGTAGCCGCGAACCATGTTCTTTGTACTGCGCTTTCCACCACTACAGCTTGTTTGGACGAGGCTCGTTATAAGAGAGACATTCGTGAAGTAATGAGACGATTGGCCGCGATTGGAAGCTTAAAAGGTGGGGTCCTGTTTACGATTCCAAACGTAACCGCGATCGCATTCTTGGAACCTTATAAAGATCCTCAAGGAAGAGCGAATTACACAGGCTTAAAAGCATTTTTCCGTAATTCCGTATCCGACCCGAATCAAGTTTTAGATGCGAGTGAAGTCGCAACCATCACCAACTTCTTAGCTATGTTGAACAACGAAGTTAAGGCTCAAGGTGCGGCGATGGGATTTGCTGTCGCGGATCTGAAAGTTGTCTTTGATGATATCAAGGAGAACGGACGTATCGTAAAAAGCCCTTCCGGTTGGAGCCCAGGTTATGCCCGTGCAAACTGGCCTTTGCCTAACCAACCAGGAGTTTTCGGTCTGGACGGAGTACACCCGAACATGTTCGGACATTCGGTTTTCGCAAACGAGTTGATCAAAGTCGTTAACGCACGTTACGGTTTGAACATCGCTCAAGTCAGCGAATACACCGCATGGTACTACGACAGCTTGAATAGAAATCCGGTGGACTTGAAGAAATTCCTGACCGAAAATATTTTCGGACAGTTCATTTCTTGGGTAATCGGTATTTTTGTTTAAGAGAATTCTTCCTCTTAACGGAAGAAGAAAGTGGAATAAGAACGTCGCCTTTCTATAGGGCGGCGTTTTTTATTTTAGAACATAGGCCTTTATGGAATTCAAAAAGAAACTCGTCTTTATAGCCATTCTACTTGCATTTTTACTAATATTATTTCTGGCCTTTTGGCCGGACGATCTTAAGAAACAATCGCTTTCCATCGCGGAAGAAAGCGACGCCGTATTAAAAACTAAATATTATTCCGAAATGGATCCGTATTTCCCGGACGCTCCTCATCCTTTTAACGAAGATCCCGAACTCGAAGATCAGGCCAAAAAACTTTGGCCCGAGGCGTTTAAACCCAGAAAAACTCCCGAAGAAAAAGAACAGATTCGAAAGGAATGGACGGACTTTGTCGCAAGATATCCGAAAAATCTTTACATTCCATCGGAGTTCCGACCCGCTCTTTCCGAAAGTGAAGAAAAGGAAGCGAGGGACAGATTGGACGCGGTTACGGACATGGAATCGAGGAACGCGATTTCCCGTTCCTTGGGAAAATATGCCGAACCCGGAAACGAACCGAAGGCACCCACCGAATCCAGCGTAAATCCTAAGGAACAGCGCGCCTATATCAGTTATAAGATCGACGAGTTGGAATCGAGAATTCAATTGATTGAATATACGATTCAACAGGGAAAGCTCAATCCGGATCAGGTCGGAACCGCCAATCAAGATCTTCTCGTTTGGAAAAAGGAACTTACCGATTTAAGACAGGTTCAAAGTCAGATTCCCGGATCTTGATTCTTTTTTTGAAACTCGGATCGAAAATGTATTCAGGAGATATTATGCGATCGTTTTTATTTTTGATCTTAACTCTATCGATTTTAGGAAACTGCGGCGGCCCGCCTCGACCGGATATGTTGCCAGTCGCCGATGAAAAAAAAGAAATTCCTTTGGAGCAACTCCAAGAAGAATTGAATTCTCAAAATCCTCAGATACGAGCGCAAGCCATTTTAGAACTTTCTAATAGAGATCATAGACCTTCTCTGAATCGAATTCGAAATCTTCTTAAGGAAGATTCCAATCCAGCGGTTAAAGGAACCGCGGCGATCGCACTCGGAACTTGGAAGGATAAAATCTCCACATCCGAAATCGTAAAATTATTCGACGTTAAGTCCGGCGTAACGACCGACATCGTATTGGAAG includes these proteins:
- a CDS encoding cation-binding protein, encoding MNSVTQPPTRMEVYDFPHRGLRNALSIWILETGKTDFQNQEEWNLLKELSSEVLRLLEIHARDEEAVSLKHLGKIDPSYSAKDIQTHAVLEKEIRKIQEHLKRVELSEVSARNEIKKELYKSLIRFQTHYLVHMEEEETETQSNLWKEFSDTELENHRKEIMTSLAVEDLRLWVRYVTPTLPSEERKRFESMTEKILSQDPGKN